A genomic stretch from Nocardia wallacei includes:
- a CDS encoding acyl-CoA dehydrogenase family protein, translating into MAWDFETEPEYQAKLDWADGFVREEVEPLDLAWPHEQFAPLDGGRRQAIAPLKQRVREQGLWATHLGPELGGQGHGQVKLALLNEILGRSSWAPIVFGCQAPDTGNAEIIAHYGTPEQKERYLRPLLEGELFSCYSMTEPQAGADPREFTTTAVRDGSDWLINGWKYFSSNARTAEFLIVMAGTDPDAGAYQGMSMFLVPADTPGIEIVRDVRLYGEPEAAGQHALIHYRNVRVPDSALLGGAGQAFVIAQTRLGGGRIHHAMRTIGLARKALDMMCERALSRRTAGSRLSDKQFVQGFIADSYVQLQQFRLFVLYVAWEIDKHNDYRKVRKDIAAVKVAMPAVLHDIAWRAMQVHGALGVTDEVPLMRMIHGAAVMGLADGPSEVHKTTVARQVLRDYSPAAGLWPSEWIPAKREAALARYAEFLEHEVGNR; encoded by the coding sequence ATGGCGTGGGACTTCGAGACCGAGCCCGAGTACCAGGCAAAGCTGGACTGGGCCGACGGATTCGTGCGCGAGGAGGTGGAGCCGCTGGATCTGGCCTGGCCGCACGAGCAGTTCGCGCCCTTGGACGGGGGCCGCCGGCAGGCCATCGCGCCGCTGAAACAGCGGGTGCGCGAACAGGGACTATGGGCGACGCACCTGGGTCCCGAGCTGGGCGGCCAGGGGCACGGGCAGGTGAAACTGGCTCTGCTGAACGAGATTCTGGGCCGGTCGTCCTGGGCGCCGATCGTGTTCGGCTGCCAGGCGCCCGACACCGGCAATGCCGAGATCATCGCCCACTACGGCACGCCGGAGCAGAAGGAGCGATACCTGCGGCCGCTGCTGGAGGGCGAGTTGTTCTCCTGCTATTCGATGACCGAACCGCAGGCGGGCGCGGACCCGCGCGAATTCACCACCACCGCCGTCCGCGACGGGTCGGACTGGCTCATCAACGGCTGGAAGTACTTCTCCTCCAACGCGCGCACCGCGGAGTTCCTCATCGTCATGGCCGGCACCGACCCGGACGCCGGTGCGTACCAAGGGATGTCGATGTTCCTGGTGCCCGCCGACACCCCCGGCATCGAGATCGTCCGCGACGTGCGGCTCTACGGCGAACCCGAGGCCGCCGGTCAGCACGCGCTCATCCACTATCGGAATGTGCGGGTGCCGGATTCGGCGTTGCTGGGCGGGGCGGGGCAGGCCTTCGTCATCGCGCAGACCCGGCTCGGCGGCGGGCGCATCCACCACGCCATGCGCACCATCGGCCTCGCGCGCAAGGCGCTGGACATGATGTGCGAGCGGGCCCTCAGCCGGCGTACCGCGGGCAGCAGGCTGTCGGACAAACAGTTCGTGCAGGGGTTCATCGCCGATTCCTACGTCCAATTGCAGCAGTTCCGCCTGTTCGTGCTGTACGTGGCGTGGGAGATCGACAAGCACAACGACTACCGGAAGGTGCGCAAGGACATCGCCGCGGTCAAGGTCGCGATGCCCGCGGTGCTGCACGACATCGCCTGGCGCGCAATGCAAGTGCACGGCGCGCTCGGCGTCACCGACGAAGTCCCGCTCATGCGCATGATCCACGGCGCGGCCGTCATGGGTCTGGCCGACGGACCCAGCGAGGTACACAAGACCACCGTCGCCAGGCAGGTGCTGCGCGACTACTCCCCCGCTGCCGGACTGTGGCCCTCCGAATGGATTCCGGCGAAACGAGAAGCGGCCCTGGCCAGATACGCGGAATTCCTGGAACACGAAGTAGGAAACCGATGA
- a CDS encoding phosphotransferase family protein, giving the protein MTEQTAETTTLDLTRLTDWLDRTGIPGAGAPLTVTQLSGGAQNEIYDLRRGDHRSVLRIPPAAAPAERDNGILREWRITEALDGTDVPHANAVAVCTDPEVLGRAFFLMGYVDGWSPMQHQRAWPEPFGGDAAARAGLAYQLVEGIALLSRVDWRARGLSDLGRPDGFHDRQVRRWTGVFDRIKGRDLEGMDVATAWLNTHRPLDFVPGVMHGDYQWANVMYRHGGPARLAAIVDWEMGTIGDPKLDLAWALRDWPADTHSDEAAKSSYVDLRDMPSRDRLVAHYAEVSGRQVDDLDYYLVLASWKLAIVLEQGFQRAGNNPKAQAFGTIVPQLMRSAADLAETTAYRG; this is encoded by the coding sequence ATGACCGAGCAGACCGCCGAAACCACCACCCTCGACCTCACGCGGCTCACCGACTGGCTGGACCGGACCGGTATCCCGGGCGCCGGGGCGCCCCTCACCGTCACACAGCTGTCCGGCGGGGCACAGAACGAGATCTACGACCTGCGCCGCGGCGACCATCGCAGCGTGCTGCGCATTCCGCCCGCCGCCGCCCCGGCGGAGCGCGACAACGGGATTCTGCGCGAATGGCGCATCACCGAGGCGCTCGACGGCACCGATGTGCCGCACGCGAACGCGGTCGCCGTCTGCACCGATCCGGAGGTGCTGGGCCGGGCCTTCTTCCTGATGGGTTACGTCGACGGATGGTCGCCGATGCAGCATCAGCGGGCGTGGCCCGAACCGTTCGGCGGTGACGCCGCGGCCCGGGCCGGGCTCGCGTATCAGCTGGTCGAGGGCATCGCGCTGCTGTCGCGGGTGGACTGGCGAGCGCGCGGGCTGAGTGACCTGGGCCGGCCCGACGGCTTCCACGATCGGCAGGTGCGGCGCTGGACGGGCGTGTTCGATCGGATCAAGGGCCGCGACCTCGAGGGCATGGACGTCGCCACCGCCTGGCTGAATACCCATCGCCCACTGGATTTCGTGCCCGGGGTGATGCACGGGGACTACCAGTGGGCCAATGTCATGTATCGCCACGGCGGGCCCGCGCGGCTCGCCGCGATCGTCGACTGGGAGATGGGCACGATCGGCGATCCCAAACTGGATCTCGCCTGGGCACTGCGTGATTGGCCCGCCGACACCCACTCAGACGAAGCCGCGAAGTCCAGCTATGTCGACCTGCGGGACATGCCCTCTCGCGACCGGCTCGTCGCGCACTACGCCGAGGTGTCCGGCCGCCAGGTCGACGATCTCGACTACTACCTGGTGCTGGCGAGCTGGAAACTCGCCATCGTGCTCGAGCAAGGCTTCCAGCGCGCGGGGAACAACCCCAAAGCGCAAGCCTTCGGCACCATCGTGCCGCAGCTCATGCGTTCGGCCGCCGACCTCGCGGAGACCACGGCCTACCGCGGGTGA
- a CDS encoding VOC family protein produces MAIKLENVGIAVRDIDAAIAFFTDLGLTLVGRDTVSGEWTDTAVGLDGNHADIAMLQTPDGHGRLELFEYIHPEAIESEPARPNDIGMHRVAFSVDDLDQALETAAKHGCHPLRGVATYEDIYRLTYVRGPSDILVMLAEELKKN; encoded by the coding sequence ATGGCCATCAAACTCGAGAATGTCGGCATCGCCGTGCGCGACATCGATGCGGCGATCGCGTTCTTCACCGACCTCGGCCTCACGCTCGTCGGCCGTGACACGGTCAGCGGCGAGTGGACCGACACCGCCGTCGGCCTCGACGGCAACCACGCCGATATCGCGATGCTCCAGACGCCGGACGGTCACGGCCGGCTCGAGCTCTTCGAGTACATCCATCCCGAAGCGATCGAGTCGGAGCCCGCTCGTCCCAACGATATCGGCATGCACCGCGTCGCGTTCTCGGTCGATGACCTCGACCAGGCCCTCGAGACAGCCGCGAAGCACGGTTGTCATCCGTTGCGCGGCGTGGCGACCTACGAGGACATCTACCGGCTCACCTACGTCCGCGGCCCCAGCGATATCCTCGTGATGCTCGCCGAGGAGCTGAAGAAGAACTGA
- a CDS encoding NAD-dependent epimerase/dehydratase family protein, with product MTGTVLVTGAFGQVGKRCAEILLSRGRTVVATDLRTEATSAVADGMAAHGHPGTLHTAYADLLDDAAVGALVAEHRPGAIVHLAAMYSPRSYRNPALARRISVDGTTALVRAARALPEPPLLVYASSAAVYGSRNPYRYPELITPDTAVRPIDQYGEDKVLTEAVVTGSGLPHAILRLAGVLSPDGTAGLNGDYLLLMRATPGDNRLHGVDARDVATAFANAVDRRAAIDGKILLIGGNDTYRRTHRDVEDDMLAAIGIGRLGASASLPGDPADDRGWSFTGWFDTTGSQALLDYQHHDWQQTVDWIAESRPRATRMALRAVGPALRPILRTLLALQRRSERRGPYADPWKLIAAKYGPGALASGTAEEIDPAR from the coding sequence ATGACCGGCACCGTCCTCGTCACCGGCGCCTTCGGTCAGGTCGGCAAGCGCTGCGCGGAGATCCTGCTGTCGCGCGGCCGCACCGTTGTCGCCACCGACCTGCGCACCGAGGCCACCTCGGCGGTCGCCGACGGCATGGCCGCCCACGGACATCCCGGCACGCTGCACACCGCCTACGCCGATCTGCTCGACGACGCGGCCGTCGGGGCGCTCGTCGCCGAACACCGGCCCGGTGCGATCGTCCACCTCGCGGCGATGTATTCGCCGCGGTCCTACCGGAATCCGGCCCTGGCGAGGCGGATCAGTGTCGACGGCACCACCGCACTGGTCCGGGCCGCCCGCGCGCTGCCGGAGCCGCCGCTGCTGGTGTACGCCTCCAGCGCCGCGGTGTACGGCTCACGCAATCCCTACCGCTATCCCGAGCTGATCACCCCGGACACTGCGGTGCGTCCGATCGACCAGTACGGCGAGGACAAGGTGCTGACCGAGGCGGTCGTCACCGGCAGCGGACTGCCGCACGCGATCCTGCGCCTGGCCGGAGTGCTCTCACCCGACGGCACGGCCGGCCTCAACGGTGACTACCTGCTGCTCATGCGCGCCACCCCCGGTGACAACCGGCTCCACGGCGTCGACGCGCGCGATGTCGCGACCGCGTTCGCCAACGCCGTCGACCGCCGCGCCGCCATCGACGGCAAGATCCTGCTCATCGGCGGCAACGACACCTACCGGCGCACCCACCGCGACGTCGAGGACGACATGCTCGCGGCCATCGGCATCGGCCGCCTCGGTGCCTCCGCGAGCCTGCCCGGCGATCCCGCCGACGACCGCGGCTGGAGCTTCACCGGCTGGTTCGACACCACCGGATCCCAAGCGCTGCTGGACTATCAGCACCACGACTGGCAGCAGACCGTCGACTGGATCGCCGAGAGCCGCCCCCGCGCGACCCGGATGGCGCTGCGAGCCGTCGGACCGGCCCTGCGCCCGATCCTGCGGACACTCCTTGCGCTGCAACGCCGTTCGGAACGCCGCGGGCCCTACGCCGATCCCTGGAAGCTCATCGCCGCCAAATACGGCCCCGGCGCCCTCGCCTCCGGCACCGCCGAGGAGATCGACCCGGCTCGGTAG
- a CDS encoding nuclear transport factor 2 family protein gives MSASVQDEPAANLDDPHYFRDIEAIKRLKARYCRHLDTKDWAAWRSLFTDDFVGDTSEAGGRVITGADAFVAFVIATLGKPSRITVHQVHAPEIELISPTAARGSWALQDIVALAPGLRLVGYGHYHETYEKVEGRWYLETSTLTRLREDLCTPFVSVRIPPRLRDAAGAAVARRSAK, from the coding sequence ATGAGCGCTTCGGTCCAGGACGAGCCAGCGGCGAATCTCGATGACCCGCACTACTTCCGCGATATAGAAGCCATCAAGCGGCTGAAGGCACGCTATTGCCGCCATCTGGACACCAAGGACTGGGCGGCATGGCGGAGCCTGTTCACCGATGATTTCGTCGGCGACACGTCCGAGGCGGGCGGCCGCGTGATCACTGGCGCCGACGCCTTCGTGGCGTTCGTGATCGCCACCCTGGGCAAGCCGTCACGTATTACCGTGCATCAGGTGCACGCGCCGGAGATAGAACTGATATCGCCCACCGCCGCTCGCGGCAGCTGGGCACTGCAGGACATCGTGGCGCTGGCTCCCGGCCTGCGCCTGGTCGGCTACGGGCACTACCACGAAACCTACGAGAAGGTCGAGGGCCGCTGGTACCTCGAGACCTCCACACTGACGCGGTTGCGCGAAGACCTCTGCACCCCGTTCGTCTCCGTCCGGATACCGCCCCGGCTGCGCGATGCGGCGGGGGCGGCCGTGGCACGGAGGTCGGCGAAATGA
- a CDS encoding NAD(P)/FAD-dependent oxidoreductase: MSGHIDVIVIGGGYAGVMAANRLTQRADVRVTVVNPRSVFVPRLRLHQLVGGTHDAVVDYTTVLADGVRLVVDSVTRIDAGERSVTLAEGGTIGYDYLVYAAGSGSGGPRVPGADEFAYPVATFEAAQRLRSVLFDTPMTAAVTVVGGGPTGIETAAELAERGRDVTLACGGVLGPYLHPKARRTARKYLAALGVSVLEGPESAVTAVTRDAVVLADGRARESLVTVWTAGFGVPDLAERSGLRTDSAGRLLTDETLTSIDDERIVAAGDSSAPSGVPFRMSAYAAGCLGAHAADTVLDRIAGNQAEPIDLSFPAMCVSFGRRAGIFQLAHKDDTAMRLYFAGFAGRKLKEFSCAASVSHLVKEARKPGSHTWPKDGRHRPRLLQSHPADTTPLG, translated from the coding sequence ATGAGCGGGCACATCGATGTCATCGTCATCGGCGGCGGCTATGCCGGGGTGATGGCCGCGAATCGGCTGACCCAGCGCGCCGACGTGCGAGTCACCGTCGTCAATCCGCGCTCGGTCTTCGTTCCGCGGCTGCGCCTGCACCAGTTGGTGGGTGGCACGCACGACGCGGTCGTCGACTACACGACCGTGCTGGCCGACGGCGTGCGGCTGGTCGTGGACAGCGTGACGCGGATCGACGCTGGCGAGCGCAGCGTGACGCTGGCGGAGGGCGGCACGATCGGCTACGACTATCTGGTCTACGCCGCGGGCAGCGGCAGCGGAGGGCCGCGAGTGCCGGGTGCGGACGAATTCGCCTACCCGGTGGCCACTTTCGAGGCGGCGCAGCGGTTGCGGTCGGTGCTGTTCGACACCCCGATGACGGCCGCGGTGACGGTCGTCGGCGGCGGGCCGACCGGAATCGAGACCGCGGCCGAGCTGGCGGAGCGGGGCCGCGACGTCACCTTGGCCTGCGGCGGCGTCCTCGGCCCGTACCTGCACCCGAAGGCCCGGCGCACCGCTCGCAAATACCTTGCGGCGCTCGGTGTCAGCGTGCTGGAAGGTCCCGAGTCCGCGGTCACCGCGGTGACGCGGGACGCCGTGGTGCTCGCCGACGGACGCGCCCGGGAGAGCCTGGTCACCGTCTGGACCGCCGGATTCGGCGTGCCCGACCTGGCCGAGCGCAGCGGTCTGCGCACCGACTCCGCCGGGCGGCTGCTCACCGACGAGACCTTGACCAGTATCGACGACGAGCGGATCGTCGCGGCGGGTGATTCGTCGGCGCCCTCCGGCGTGCCGTTCCGGATGAGCGCCTACGCCGCGGGATGCCTGGGCGCCCACGCCGCCGACACCGTGCTCGACCGGATCGCGGGTAACCAGGCCGAGCCGATCGACCTGTCGTTCCCCGCCATGTGCGTCAGCTTCGGCCGCCGCGCGGGCATCTTCCAGCTCGCCCACAAGGACGACACCGCGATGCGCCTCTACTTCGCAGGCTTCGCGGGCAGGAAACTCAAGGAGTTCTCCTGCGCGGCCAGCGTCTCCCACCTGGTGAAGGAGGCCCGCAAACCCGGCTCCCACACCTGGCCCAAGGACGGCAGACACCGCCCCCGCCTCCTGCAATCCCACCCGGCCGACACCACCCCGCTCGGCTGA
- a CDS encoding aminoglycoside phosphotransferase family protein, with amino-acid sequence MTHTAIEITADLIRDLLRDQHPDLSDRSPALGARGWDNQLWRLGEDLAVRLPWATESADMLLRKEFEWVPALAPRLPLPVPVPQRLGEPSERFPRPWIVTTWVPGAPADHSPATTAESADTLAAFLTALHRPAPAAAPTGRGRGGPLTDYAEPFERQLTEATRAGLIPDPDAVRAVWADAVGAPAWAGPRIWLHGDLHPANVLTAQGTLCGVIDFGDLCAGDPAWDLAAAWMLLPEHTVDRFHAAYQPAADAATLRRARGCAVLRALAGILIGDAGTHGRPGGKPTWGPPAHAALDRLVASAGATHYRR; translated from the coding sequence GACCAGCATCCCGACTTGTCCGACCGCTCGCCGGCCCTCGGCGCGCGAGGCTGGGACAACCAGCTGTGGCGGCTCGGTGAGGACCTCGCCGTGCGGTTGCCCTGGGCCACCGAGTCGGCGGATATGTTGTTACGCAAGGAATTCGAGTGGGTGCCCGCCCTCGCACCGCGCCTGCCGCTGCCGGTCCCCGTTCCGCAGCGCCTCGGTGAGCCCTCCGAGCGATTCCCGCGGCCCTGGATCGTCACCACCTGGGTGCCGGGCGCGCCCGCTGACCACTCGCCCGCCACCACCGCGGAATCCGCCGACACCTTGGCCGCGTTCCTCACCGCACTGCACCGGCCCGCCCCCGCCGCGGCGCCGACCGGCCGCGGCCGCGGGGGACCACTCACCGACTACGCCGAGCCGTTCGAGCGGCAACTGACCGAGGCGACCCGGGCGGGGCTGATCCCCGACCCCGACGCGGTGCGCGCGGTCTGGGCCGATGCCGTCGGCGCGCCCGCGTGGGCGGGCCCGCGGATCTGGCTCCACGGCGATCTCCATCCCGCCAATGTCCTTACCGCACAAGGCACTCTCTGTGGAGTGATCGATTTCGGTGACCTTTGTGCGGGCGACCCGGCCTGGGACCTCGCCGCGGCGTGGATGCTGCTACCGGAACACACCGTCGACCGCTTCCACGCCGCCTACCAACCGGCCGCCGACGCCGCCACCCTGCGTCGCGCGCGCGGCTGCGCCGTCCTGCGAGCCCTCGCGGGCATCCTCATCGGAGACGCCGGGACCCACGGCCGCCCCGGCGGCAAACCCACCTGGGGCCCGCCGGCCCACGCCGCACTCGACCGTCTTGTGGCATCGGCCGGGGCAACGCATTACCGCCGCTGA